In a single window of the Acetivibrio clariflavus DSM 19732 genome:
- a CDS encoding ATP-binding protein, which translates to MKNDLLIFDEWGYIPLDRDGSQLLFEIISECYERKSIIITTNIEFSRWTNVLYDEQMTGALIDRLLHHCHLVLSTVS; encoded by the coding sequence ATGAAAAATGATCTTTTGATATTTGATGAATGGGGGTATATTCCTCTAGACAGAGATGGTTCACAGCTTTTATTCGAGATAATATCTGAATGCTATGAGAGAAAGAGCATAATCATCACAACCAACATAGAATTTTCAAGATGGACTAATGTGCTCTATGATGAACAAATGACAGGAGCGCTCATAGACAGATTGCTACATCATTGTCACTTGGTTCTTTCCACAGTTAGTTGA
- a CDS encoding transposase, with amino-acid sequence MYYPIEKVKLISEKQFKIICKEYPFFEKIYKITWEFKSILTNKNIDALDKWIERAKNLNIPEINSFINGVERDMKAVRNAIEYEYSNGLVEGCINKLKVIKRIMYGRCSFETLKTKILRLEKIRLFN; translated from the coding sequence TTGTACTACCCAATAGAAAAAGTAAAATTAATCAGTGAGAAACAATTTAAAATAATATGCAAAGAATATCCGTTTTTTGAGAAGATATATAAAATAACATGGGAATTTAAGAGTATATTAACTAATAAAAATATTGATGCTTTGGATAAATGGATAGAGAGAGCCAAAAATCTAAACATACCGGAGATAAACAGTTTTATAAATGGAGTTGAAAGAGATATGAAAGCTGTAAGGAATGCTATAGAATATGAATATAGTAATGGGCTTGTAGAAGGGTGTATTAATAAACTTAAGGTAATAAAACGAATTATGTATGGCCGTTGTAGTTTTGAAACATTAAAGACCAAAATTCTCCGGCTGGAAAAAATAAGGTTATTCAACTAA
- a CDS encoding S-layer homology domain-containing protein produces MWIRGIVNGVDSEHFQPDKKITRAEFAVLLNRYLDIQCAEENMKNPFKDIYADDWYYEDLIKLNSVNIMNGVSKDEIYPNGYLERQDMVILFVKAYINYFGAEDITSDLYSEVKFKDEHEISDYAKQYIEIARNIGIIECNDKNKEFKPRSYVKRDEAIKMMYEFVINTLHLKYLE; encoded by the coding sequence TTGTGGATTAGGGGAATAGTAAATGGAGTTGATAGTGAACACTTTCAACCGGATAAAAAAATTACAAGAGCTGAGTTTGCTGTACTTTTAAACAGATATTTAGATATTCAATGTGCTGAGGAAAACATGAAGAATCCTTTTAAAGATATATATGCCGATGACTGGTACTATGAAGATTTAATTAAGCTTAATTCAGTAAATATTATGAATGGTGTAAGCAAAGATGAAATTTATCCTAATGGATATTTAGAAAGACAAGATATGGTCATTTTATTTGTTAAAGCATATATTAACTATTTCGGGGCTGAAGACATTACTAGTGATTTATATTCTGAGGTAAAATTTAAAGATGAACATGAAATAAGCGACTATGCAAAACAATACATTGAAATAGCAAGAAATATTGGCATAATTGAATGCAATGACAAAAATAAGGAGTTTAAACCGAGGAGTTATGTTAAAAGAGATGAAGCAATAAAAATGATGTATGAGTTTGTAATAAACACATTACATCTCAAATACTTAGAATAA
- a CDS encoding ISL3 family transposase codes for MDEFIKQLDPNLDYINHEINDGKCYITVASNRKEVTCPFCGRSSSRIHSTYNRTFQDLPIQGNKVFIIIRNRKMFCDNYDCKHTTFAERFDFISYKAKKTRRLEDAIVRLSINCSSIAASKALKENVVDIGKSTVCNLLKKRKTSC; via the coding sequence ATGGATGAATTTATTAAACAATTAGATCCAAACTTAGATTACATTAATCATGAAATAAATGATGGCAAATGTTATATAACAGTAGCTTCTAACCGCAAAGAGGTAACATGTCCGTTTTGCGGCCGATCATCATCCAGAATACATTCCACATATAACAGAACCTTTCAGGATCTTCCAATACAAGGTAATAAGGTATTTATTATTATACGTAACAGAAAAATGTTTTGTGATAATTATGATTGTAAACATACTACTTTTGCAGAAAGGTTTGATTTTATCTCCTATAAAGCTAAGAAAACCCGTCGCCTTGAGGATGCAATTGTACGGCTGTCAATAAATTGCAGTTCTATTGCAGCATCAAAAGCTCTAAAGGAAAATGTCGTAGATATCGGTAAAAGTACAGTTTGCAATCTCTTAAAAAAAAGAAAAACCAGTTGCTGA
- a CDS encoding RNA polymerase sigma factor produces MEESLMVKEPPVGKNIKKMFEKNFTEKKHVYIKVAYSILYDEEDAKDVLQEAYCEALKHIKDLRDYNSFDIWFYKILINKCKQMYKKAKYRTKQLPIDESTPPTDAMFSKTRIDEKIILKDIIFNLSNEHREIIILKYFQGFSLKEISEITDLPLGTVKSRLFYAVEKIRKYYL; encoded by the coding sequence TTGGAAGAGTCATTAATGGTTAAGGAACCTCCTGTAGGAAAGAATATAAAAAAAATGTTTGAGAAAAATTTTACTGAGAAAAAACATGTTTACATTAAAGTTGCGTATTCAATTTTATACGATGAGGAAGATGCGAAAGATGTATTGCAGGAGGCTTATTGTGAGGCATTAAAACACATTAAAGATTTAAGAGATTATAACAGTTTTGATATTTGGTTTTATAAAATTTTAATAAATAAGTGCAAACAAATGTATAAAAAAGCGAAATATAGAACTAAACAGTTACCAATAGACGAGAGTACACCGCCTACAGATGCAATGTTCTCAAAAACGAGAATAGACGAGAAAATAATACTAAAAGATATTATTTTTAATCTATCCAATGAGCATAGGGAAATAATAATATTAAAATACTTTCAAGGCTTTTCTTTAAAAGAAATAAGTGAAATAACCGATTTGCCTTTAGGAACTGTAAAATCAAGATTATTTTATGCTGTGGAAAAAATTAGAAAATATTATTTATGA
- a CDS encoding ATP-binding protein: MFYGNVGTGKTHLATAIGIEACKLGKSVKFFRTAALVNKLSEAKKAKELSGFIKQL, encoded by the coding sequence ATGTTTTATGGGAATGTGGGAACTGGAAAAACTCATTTAGCAACGGCTATAGGTATAGAAGCATGTAAGCTAGGTAAATCAGTAAAGTTCTTCAGGACAGCCGCTTTAGTAAACAAGCTTTCAGAGGCAAAGAAAGCCAAAGAACTTTCGGGATTTATCAAGCAATTATGA
- a CDS encoding S8 family serine peptidase, which yields MSGNFGENELCYPAAYKYKKYQASPIVVSGISEGNKRMLSSNYSLDVDVCAPAKMVLSTYPKELDVDYNRFEGDNINYDGYVFCEGTSYAGAYVSGLAAILKAFDKSLDNNYLKEIIISGCEDIGDEGKDENFGYGLINFSKSLYTPRMRIECDDIIEENEELNCLISLVDYQG from the coding sequence GTGTCTGGTAATTTTGGTGAAAATGAGTTATGTTATCCAGCGGCTTATAAATATAAAAAGTATCAAGCTAGTCCAATTGTTGTTTCTGGAATAAGTGAGGGAAATAAAAGAATGTTATCTTCTAATTACTCTCTTGATGTCGATGTATGTGCGCCAGCTAAAATGGTTCTTTCCACTTACCCAAAAGAACTAGATGTTGATTATAACCGATTTGAAGGTGATAATATTAATTATGATGGCTATGTATTTTGCGAAGGCACATCCTATGCAGGTGCATATGTTTCGGGTTTGGCAGCGATTTTAAAGGCATTTGACAAGAGTTTAGACAATAATTACTTGAAAGAAATTATTATATCAGGATGTGAGGATATTGGAGATGAAGGAAAAGATGAGAACTTCGGTTATGGATTAATAAACTTTAGCAAAAGCTTGTATACTCCGCGTATGAGAATAGAATGTGATGATATCATTGAAGAAAACGAGGAACTGAATTGTTTAATTTCACTTGTGGATTATCAAGGATAG
- a CDS encoding SMI1/KNR4 family protein: protein MFIDIYNGGKPTPRRYITKDGITESSVMMFLPLADIDSSNLRRNYLIFNKANLIPANLLPIAEAPRMHQICISLYGEDAGSVYHWFADHEDEEIIPSYEYMYLIADSFTEFINCLFDPNKRNI, encoded by the coding sequence ATTTTTATTGACATTTACAATGGAGGAAAGCCAACACCAAGAAGATATATTACTAAAGATGGAATTACTGAATCATCTGTTATGATGTTTTTACCACTGGCAGATATAGATTCATCAAATTTAAGACGGAACTATTTGATCTTTAATAAGGCTAATCTAATACCCGCTAATTTGTTGCCAATTGCAGAAGCACCAAGAATGCATCAAATCTGTATTTCACTGTATGGAGAAGATGCCGGATCAGTATATCATTGGTTTGCAGACCATGAAGATGAAGAAATAATCCCATCTTATGAATATATGTACCTAATTGCAGATAGCTTTACAGAGTTTATTAATTGCTTATTTGATCCGAATAAAAGAAATATTTGA
- a CDS encoding zf-HC2 domain-containing protein produces the protein MKCEEVKEYIWLEDEISEAQLDSMKLHIQKCEECRKEYSIKKAFESDVNSTDYRVNIDDMIFSRRVLPKAIKKNIVSIAASFTIIFTVGFIALSEPVFGYNFGARISNIISSFRNSFGREFVAGKELVGSGETFVIEGIKLDIKSIAYSKSDLSIFFTLEDTKNINNGCQFGNILITVDNEPCSYQGNYGQNYTENISFGDFNISLKDDKVPNEVQLKIYDIYVEENAFNKLLVDNGEQASKGKTRVIEGEWIIPIKLDEALIENANKHFAKYKLDYVFNCNDFSVKFTELTVEASKSEIFHELKINNESSKEVVGFSNVEIYSKEGKSISKMTYKNGRYIYKDQNNEIKEVTYRHSFPSSTIMLPFENVNPGKIKILSYTTYEKLGSIDLDLKNLKGKLEQHTDLGDLSVKVDKVSKHRYLLDISFKSRKITPIDMKLISEEQVLDYKDYSIGGREYSEGNIEGNFASVNQSYEINSLSNKYKLEIWGHRDNKIDIEIPIN, from the coding sequence ATGAAATGTGAAGAGGTTAAGGAATATATTTGGTTAGAAGATGAAATATCGGAAGCTCAATTGGATTCTATGAAACTTCACATACAGAAATGCGAAGAATGTAGAAAAGAATATAGTATAAAAAAAGCCTTTGAAAGTGATGTTAATAGTACTGACTATAGAGTAAATATTGATGACATGATTTTTAGTCGAAGAGTATTACCTAAAGCAATTAAGAAAAATATTGTCTCTATTGCCGCTTCATTTACAATTATATTTACTGTTGGTTTTATAGCCCTTAGCGAACCGGTTTTTGGATATAATTTTGGTGCGAGGATATCAAATATAATTAGTTCATTTAGAAATAGTTTCGGAAGGGAATTTGTTGCTGGTAAAGAATTAGTGGGCAGTGGAGAGACGTTTGTAATTGAAGGTATAAAACTGGATATTAAGTCTATAGCATATAGTAAGTCAGATTTGTCTATTTTTTTTACTTTGGAAGATACAAAAAACATAAACAATGGCTGTCAATTTGGTAATATTCTAATAACGGTGGATAATGAACCTTGTTCTTATCAGGGAAATTACGGACAAAATTATACTGAAAATATATCTTTTGGAGACTTTAATATTTCTTTGAAGGATGATAAGGTGCCAAATGAAGTACAATTGAAAATTTATGATATATATGTAGAGGAAAATGCTTTTAATAAATTATTGGTAGATAACGGAGAACAAGCTAGCAAAGGAAAAACCAGAGTAATTGAAGGTGAATGGATTATTCCGATTAAATTGGATGAAGCACTAATTGAAAACGCTAATAAGCACTTTGCAAAATATAAGTTAGATTATGTATTTAATTGTAATGATTTCAGTGTAAAATTTACTGAATTAACAGTAGAGGCGTCTAAATCTGAAATATTTCATGAGCTTAAAATAAATAATGAAAGTTCAAAGGAAGTTGTTGGATTCAGTAATGTCGAAATATATTCAAAAGAAGGAAAGTCTATATCAAAAATGACCTACAAAAATGGACGGTATATTTATAAAGATCAAAATAATGAGATTAAAGAGGTAACTTACAGGCACAGTTTTCCTTCTTCAACAATTATGCTTCCTTTTGAAAATGTTAACCCGGGTAAAATAAAAATACTGTCTTATACAACCTATGAGAAGCTTGGCAGTATAGATTTGGATTTGAAAAATTTAAAAGGAAAACTGGAGCAGCATACGGACCTTGGAGACTTATCCGTAAAAGTAGATAAGGTATCTAAACACAGGTATTTATTGGATATATCATTTAAATCCCGTAAAATAACACCGATTGATATGAAGCTGATATCAGAAGAACAAGTATTAGATTATAAAGATTATTCTATTGGTGGAAGAGAATACTCTGAGGGAAATATTGAGGGGAATTTTGCAAGTGTTAATCAATCCTATGAAATAAACTCATTAAGTAATAAGTATAAGCTTGAAATTTGGGGACACAGGGATAATAAAATAGATATTGAAATCCCTATAAATTAA
- the istA gene encoding IS21 family transposase: MYYEQGISISQISRETNFDRKTIRKYIDKTDWNEYPIDKSVKRGRPEKLKPFKDTIDKWLMEDKTARRKQRHTAKRIFERLTEIYKDDFDCCYKTVSNYVRRRKKEIYAKSYGHLPLEHRPGEAQVDFGEADFYLNDRLYNGYYINISFPYSNQGYTQLFKGQNQECLFEGLINIFKHIQGVPYRIWFDNASTIVAKVLKGGDRDLTDDFLRFKEHYNFEAVFCNPNSGHEKGSVESKVGYHRRNMFVPVPKITNLEEFNKELLIKCDNDADREHYRKGVKISELHIEDRKSLIPLPTVEFDTGKYLTVKTNGCGKFTLNNGIHEYSTSPKYANEKINIKITANEVIILDENYRETIKHTRLYGDTKQESMQWLPYLNTLAKRPGALKYTGIYTMLPHPMKEYIETCSRPERGRILQTIATICEKSNFETAVKAVSEALLYGAADADSLTALFSRLNTPELDLKPARVPEGIPKLKKVVTDVSAYDALIKEAGGSLC, translated from the coding sequence ATGTATTATGAACAAGGTATAAGCATTAGTCAAATTTCTAGGGAAACCAACTTTGATAGAAAAACTATAAGAAAGTATATAGACAAAACAGATTGGAATGAATATCCCATTGATAAAAGTGTAAAAAGAGGAAGGCCAGAAAAACTTAAACCTTTTAAGGATACCATAGACAAGTGGCTTATGGAAGATAAGACAGCAAGAAGAAAACAGAGACATACTGCAAAACGTATTTTTGAAAGATTAACTGAAATATATAAAGATGACTTTGATTGTTGTTACAAGACAGTATCAAATTATGTTAGAAGGAGGAAAAAAGAAATATATGCAAAATCATATGGGCACCTGCCTTTGGAACATAGGCCAGGAGAAGCTCAGGTAGACTTTGGTGAAGCAGACTTCTATCTAAACGATAGATTATACAATGGTTACTACATAAATATTTCATTCCCATACAGCAATCAAGGATATACTCAGCTTTTCAAAGGTCAAAATCAGGAATGCCTTTTTGAAGGACTTATCAATATATTTAAGCATATTCAGGGAGTACCCTATAGGATATGGTTTGATAATGCTAGCACTATAGTTGCAAAAGTATTAAAAGGAGGCGATAGAGATTTAACAGATGATTTTTTGAGGTTTAAAGAACACTACAACTTTGAAGCTGTGTTTTGTAATCCTAACTCTGGTCATGAGAAGGGATCAGTTGAGTCAAAAGTGGGATATCACAGAAGGAACATGTTTGTTCCTGTACCTAAAATAACTAATCTGGAAGAATTCAATAAAGAACTTTTAATAAAATGTGATAATGATGCTGATAGAGAACATTATCGAAAAGGAGTAAAAATATCAGAATTGCATATTGAAGATAGAAAATCATTAATACCACTACCAACTGTAGAATTTGATACAGGAAAATATTTAACTGTAAAAACAAATGGGTGTGGGAAATTTACACTAAATAATGGAATCCACGAATATTCTACATCTCCTAAATATGCAAATGAAAAAATTAATATCAAGATAACAGCTAATGAGGTAATTATACTTGATGAAAACTACAGAGAAACAATCAAACATACTCGACTATATGGTGATACTAAGCAGGAGAGCATGCAATGGCTTCCCTATCTTAATACTCTAGCCAAAAGACCTGGAGCATTGAAATATACTGGAATATATACTATGCTGCCACATCCTATGAAAGAGTATATAGAAACTTGTTCGAGACCTGAAAGGGGAAGAATTCTTCAAACCATAGCAACGATATGTGAGAAATCAAACTTTGAAACAGCAGTAAAAGCAGTAAGTGAAGCTCTTTTGTATGGAGCAGCGGATGCAGATAGCTTGACAGCTCTTTTCAGCAGGCTAAATACTCCTGAACTTGATCTAAAACCTGCTAGAGTACCAGAGGGTATACCAAAACTTAAAAAGGTTGTTACCGATGTTTCTGCATATGATGCTTTGATAAAGGAAGCAGGTGGTAGTTTATGCTAA
- a CDS encoding amidase domain-containing protein, giving the protein MTITSLSTRRQNAITYATTNSSKVDPASGGQNVPFTNVSPGCTEFVSHCLLAGGFRQVVGTPLGWDGVNVK; this is encoded by the coding sequence TTGACTATAACTAGTTTATCAACAAGGCGACAGAATGCAATTACTTATGCAACAACAAATTCCTCAAAAGTAGACCCTGCCTCTGGCGGACAGAATGTTCCATTCACCAATGTTAGTCCTGGCTGTACAGAATTTGTTTCTCATTGTTTATTAGCAGGAGGTTTTAGACAAGTAGTTGGAACACCACTTGGGTGGGATGGTGTGAATGTCAAGTAA
- the istB gene encoding IS21-like element helper ATPase IstB: protein MQQSKIDNIETMLKTVNLHHIAVQIKDIFNQAINESISYEKFLEELLKCEIKGREEKRFERRLKHAEFPEYKTLDEFDLKEQTTLSKKQFNQLRELSWIEQGYNLILLGPTGVGKTFLSIGLGVEAINCGYKVHFITMHDLIHILKTQEILRTSRTRYQRIVDSDLVIIDDLMFIAMEKHEANLFFQLINKLYGQSSIIITSNKGPEDWGELLGAPAITTAILDRIVHKCQVLNLDGESYRLKHRQTIFGNN, encoded by the coding sequence ATGCAACAATCCAAAATAGATAATATTGAAACTATGCTTAAAACGGTAAATTTACACCATATTGCAGTACAAATTAAAGATATATTCAATCAAGCAATAAACGAGTCAATATCCTATGAAAAGTTTCTTGAAGAACTTCTCAAATGCGAGATAAAAGGTAGAGAAGAGAAACGATTTGAAAGGAGATTAAAACATGCTGAGTTTCCTGAATATAAAACTCTTGATGAATTTGACCTAAAAGAACAGACTACTTTAAGCAAGAAACAATTTAACCAGCTTAGAGAATTAAGCTGGATTGAGCAGGGCTATAATTTAATTCTGCTCGGACCTACAGGAGTAGGTAAAACGTTTCTTTCTATAGGTTTAGGCGTAGAAGCCATTAATTGTGGATACAAAGTTCACTTTATAACCATGCATGATTTAATACATATATTAAAAACTCAGGAGATATTAAGAACTTCCAGGACAAGATACCAACGTATTGTTGATTCTGATTTGGTAATAATCGATGACTTAATGTTTATAGCGATGGAAAAACATGAAGCTAATCTGTTCTTTCAGCTTATTAACAAACTATATGGGCAATCCTCAATTATTATTACTTCAAACAAAGGACCTGAAGACTGGGGGGAACTTTTAGGCGCCCCGGCAATCACTACAGCAATATTAGATCGAATTGTCCATAAGTGCCAAGTGCTAAATCTTGACGGAGAAAGTTATAGGCTAAAACATCGACAAACCATATTTGGTAATAATTAG
- a CDS encoding chitobiase/beta-hexosaminidase C-terminal domain-containing protein produces the protein MYDILVDSKNHSFVKNRKKIIVRPSPVIPSLPSGVYSQSIKVSLQCMSPSSQIYYTYGDIPVVISNKINPLALKYTSEIPIDSSCKLNVVAVKQDIISSVNTFIYSISKSSNNKSNAQRIAHAILNTNPIVEISKDSSIEITKSNIIISAEREMALFKLDNSTDNKALRFVLSNSIIKEFVDKDYTFCIDCNDIKIGIPNNKLKELLSYDKVEINIDKEDLFDGEKPIFSYCIKVTGDGDLINVNNLMDLFVMLEEDMNINQLALYYLDKDNNLRSCNNYFLFQNTLYFRLLITSSLLH, from the coding sequence TTGTATGATATTTTAGTTGACAGTAAAAATCATAGTTTTGTAAAGAATAGAAAAAAGATTATTGTTAGACCAAGTCCTGTAATACCTTCTCTACCTTCAGGTGTTTATAGCCAAAGTATAAAAGTATCATTACAGTGTATGTCGCCTTCTTCGCAAATATATTATACATATGGAGATATTCCAGTTGTAATATCTAACAAGATTAATCCTTTAGCATTAAAGTATACATCAGAAATTCCAATTGATAGTTCTTGTAAATTGAATGTTGTAGCTGTAAAACAGGATATTATAAGTAGTGTAAATACTTTTATCTATTCAATTAGTAAATCAAGCAATAATAAAAGCAATGCACAAAGAATAGCTCATGCTATTTTAAATACTAATCCTATAGTTGAAATTTCAAAAGATAGTAGTATTGAGATTACGAAAAGCAATATAATTATTAGTGCGGAGAGAGAAATGGCATTATTTAAATTAGATAACAGTACTGATAATAAAGCTTTAAGGTTTGTGTTATCTAATAGTATCATAAAGGAATTTGTTGACAAGGATTATACGTTTTGTATAGATTGTAATGATATAAAAATTGGTATACCTAATAATAAACTAAAAGAACTTTTAAGTTATGACAAAGTTGAAATTAACATTGATAAAGAGGATTTATTCGATGGTGAAAAGCCGATTTTTTCATATTGTATTAAAGTAACAGGAGATGGCGATTTAATTAATGTTAATAATTTAATGGATCTGTTCGTAATGTTAGAAGAGGATATGAACATAAATCAACTAGCATTGTATTATTTAGATAAAGATAATAACTTAAGAAGTTGCAATAATTACTTTTTGTTCCAGAACACATTGTATTTCCGTTTATTAATAACATCAAGTTTATTGCATTAA
- a CDS encoding transposase, with translation MDDFAIKKRKSYGTIMVDIITHQILDMIDSREYKTVCEWLKTYPNLRVISRDGSVTYNNAITNAHPEALQISDRFHLLKNLTSYVTEYLKKRLKPQISIQAVSQETKEVETIKEADENRKLTLKEKYEKIKQLLLEGRCKTEICRSLNMDIRAYDKLIAMTPEEREASFQTKNMIIHEEKVKQKMERVNEVRELKRIGLSNREISRRTGLNRNTVSRYLDENFNPIHASYGKKRNGKLTPYIKEINEYLEKGVMGSYIEEKIREMGYEGSASTVRQYITDWKKRRKNISIEVEKME, from the coding sequence ATTGATGATTTTGCAATTAAAAAGCGTAAAAGCTACGGAACAATTATGGTAGATATTATTACGCATCAAATACTTGATATGATTGACTCAAGAGAATATAAGACAGTTTGCGAGTGGTTAAAAACATATCCCAATCTTCGTGTGATATCAAGAGATGGATCTGTTACCTATAATAATGCAATTACAAATGCACATCCGGAAGCTTTACAAATAAGTGATCGTTTTCATTTACTTAAGAATCTGACTTCCTATGTAACGGAGTATCTGAAAAAGAGGTTGAAACCGCAAATTTCAATACAAGCTGTCAGTCAGGAAACTAAAGAGGTGGAAACGATTAAAGAGGCGGATGAAAACAGAAAACTTACACTGAAAGAAAAATATGAAAAGATAAAGCAACTTTTATTAGAAGGAAGATGTAAAACAGAAATTTGCCGAAGCTTAAATATGGATATACGAGCTTATGATAAGCTAATAGCAATGACTCCTGAAGAAAGGGAAGCCTCATTCCAGACAAAAAATATGATCATACATGAAGAAAAAGTAAAGCAAAAAATGGAACGTGTGAATGAGGTGCGGGAATTAAAGAGAATAGGCTTGAGTAATAGAGAGATATCTAGGCGTACTGGACTTAATAGAAATACAGTTAGTAGATATCTTGATGAAAACTTTAATCCGATCCATGCATCTTATGGCAAAAAAAGAAATGGGAAACTGACACCATATATAAAAGAGATTAACGAATACCTTGAGAAAGGGGTTATGGGTTCATATATTGAGGAAAAGATACGAGAAATGGGATATGAGGGTTCAGCATCAACTGTGCGACAATATATAACAGACTGGAAGAAACGGAGAAAAAATATTTCGATAGAAGTAGAGAAAATGGAATAA